The Streptomyces tendae DNA segment GCCCGTGCATCTGGGCGCCGCGCACGGTGAGCCCCTTGTTGATCACGGCGCCGAGCGGGAACTTGTCGACGACGCCCGCGAAGACGCCCAGGATGAACACCGTTCCTGCCTTGCGACAGGCGTGAATGGCCTGGCGTACGGCGGTGGGGCGGTCCGTCTGCAGTCGGAGCTGCTGCTTGGCCTGGTCGTACAGGTGCATGGGGCCGTCGCTGTGGGCCTCCATGCCGACCGCCTCGATGCACACGTCGGGGCCCCGCCCGCCGGTGCGTTCGCGCAGTTCCGCGGCGACGTCGGTGGTGGTGTAGTCGATGGTCTCCGCGCCGACGTACCGCTCGGTCATCTCCAGCCGCTCGGGGATGCGGTCGATGGAGATGACGCGTTCCGCCCCGAGCAGGATCGCTGCCCGTGCCGCCATCTGTCCCACGGCGCCACAGCCCCAGACGGCCACCACGTCGCCGGGCTTGACGCCGGCCAGGTCCGCTCCCATCCATCCGGTGGGCACCGAGTCCGACAGGAAGAGGACGCTGGTGTCGTCGATGCCCTCTGGGACGGTGAAGGCGCCGTAGTCGGCGAACGGGACCCGCACGTACTCGGCGTGGCTGCCGCGCAGGCCGCCCATGGCGTGCGAGTAGCCGAAGATGCCGGCGGTCTCGTAGCCGAACAGGGCCTGCCCGATGCCCGGGTTGGTGTTGCTGTTGTCGCACAGGGACCACAGGTCGTTGGCGCAGTACCAGCAGCGGCCGCAGCCGATGAACGAGCAGACGACGACCCGGTCGCCCACCTTGTGCTTCCGCACCGCGGACCCGGTCTCGACGACCTCGCCGACGAACTCGTGGCCGATGACGTCTCCGGCGCGCATCGCCGGGATGTACCCGCCGATGAGGTGCAGGTCGGAACCGCAGGTGGTACCGGCGATCAGCCGTACGACGATGTCCTGGTCGTTGCGCAGTTCCGGGTCGGGGACCTGCTCGACCGACAGCTTGTTGACGCCTTCCCAGCACAGGGCCTTCACAGCACTCCCTCCCCGCCGGACCGGCGGCCGAACAGTCCGACGAGCCGGCCGCCCGGGGTGGGCCGAATCGTCGGCGGTGTGTCGGGGAGCATGACCTCCCCGGTCTCCAGTACGGCCTTGGCCTCGCGCAGCGCCAGCCGTACCTCCTGGCGCGGGTCCTGCCCGGCGAGGCGGGCGGGCAGGGACACCGGGGCGGGAGGCGTCGGCTCCTTGAGCCGGGCGGCGAGTTCGGTGCCGCGGTCGCCGGGCGCCGGCCGCAGCCGTACGTCGATGCGGTCGGAGAGCCGTTCGAGGGCGTCCGGCAGTTTTCCGTCCTGCCGCACGTCCTCCGTCGGACGGTTGACCGTCACCGTCAGCCAGCGGTCGCCCGCCCGGTCGTCCCCGCCGCGTGCGGCCGCGCCGGCCTTCCGGGCCGCCGCGACGCCGACGGCGGCGACGGGAACCATCCACAACGCCCTCTTCATGTACTGCCTCCTGCTCGGACGGGCCTCATCGTGGGCGCCGGGTTTCCGCGGCGGGTGAGGCGCAACGGCGCCGGGCCGGCGCCGGCGGCGGTCACGGGGCGGGCCGGAGGCCCTGCGCACGCACGGCCGGGATCAGTCACCGGTCGTCCTGTCCACCAGGGCTCCGTACGTCAGTTGCAGCGCGTCCGCGCCCGCCAGCGCGGTCACGGCCCCCATGGCGGTGCGGGTGGCGCGCGGCCACAGGAGCTGCCCCGCCGTGAGGCTGGAGGCGACCCAGACGCTGACGCAGAAGGGGCAGGTCACCAGTTCGCCGACCGTGGCCCTGTGGTCGTCGGACCGCGCCTCCTCGTGCAGTTCCGCGGGTCCCTGCGGGCCGACGAAGGTGGTGAAGGGGGCGCGCAGCGGGCTGGTCACCGAGCCTTTGCTCAGCAGCCGGCTCAGCCGGAACGTGGCGACGGCGGTCAGTGCCACGTCCCACGGCGCCGGCCGGCCACGCCGCCGCACCACCAGGGCCCAGCCCGTGGTGTAGGCGGCGAACGCCGACATGGCGACGAGGTACCCGCGGATCGGACGCCCGCCGTCCTCCGCGTACGTGTGCTCGACGCGGCGCAGCACCCCCTTCACCCGGGACACGGCACCGCCCTCGGACGTCCTGGTCACGACGTCCGTCCTCCGTCCGTCCCCGGCGTCGCCCCGGCCGTCGCCGGGCCGTCCACGGTGTCCGGTACGCCGTCGCCGGGCAGGCGGATCTCGACGTGCCCGTCGGTCACGCGGGTGTCGAAGGCGGGCTGGGGCGCGGTGGCGGGGCCCTCGACGTTCCAGCCGTCGGAGAGCCGGAACACGCTGCCGTGCCAGGGGCAGCGGACGCAGCCGTCGGCGACCGTGCCCTCGGACAGCGGTCCGGCCAGGTGGCTGCACCGTTCGGCGAGTGCGTGCACCTCCCCGCCGGCCTCCCGCACCACCAGGACCGGCACGTCGTCCACGACGCGCCGTACGGGCTCGCCCACCGGGAACTCGTCCACGCCGCCGACGCGGTGCCAGCCGTCGCTGACGACGTGCGGCACCTCCTCGGCGTGGTTGACGCCCGCCGCCTGCCGGTACGCCATGTGGCCGCCGAGCAGGCCGCCGACGCCGACGGCGGTCAGCCCGAGGAACCCGAGGGCGCGCCCGGCCGTGCCGCGGCCGGTCAGGCGCAGGACGAGGGAGGCGCCGTAGAGCCCCACGGCCGTCGTGTTGGCCACGGCGTGCACCAGGCCCACGCGCTGCTGCTCGCGGTGGAGTTCCGCCCAGTCGGTCAGGCCCGTCACCGCGGCGGGGGCGGCCCCGGCCAGGCCGACGGCCACCAGGAGGTCCGCCTGCCGGGACCGGCCGGGGGTGAGGTCCAGGACGGCGGCCGACATCCAGCTGCCGATGGGCAGATGGATGGACATCGGGTGCAGGGGGTGGCCGAGCCACTTCCCGTGGAGTACGTCCCGGACGCGTCCGAGCGGCAGCGCGCGCACGCCTGCGCCGAGCGCGTCGATCAGTTTGTCGCGGCCGGGATCGCGCTCCAGCGCGTCCAGCAGCCACAGCATTCGGTTCTGACCCATGAGGGGGCGCCCAGGCTTCTTGCTCATGCGCGCTGAGTTTCCCCACGCGCGGCGCGCAAACAGCGGGAACGACGGCGTGCCGTCCGGGCCGGTCAGCGGACCCGCAGGCGCACACGGGGCCATGAGGTGTTGACGTAGCCCTTGGGGTTCCACAGAGAGGCCGGGGACGCGGGCATGCCCGCACCGGTGGTGTCCCACGCCCGGGCCAGGACGTCCGCGTCACCGGACGGCAGGTCGAGGGTGATGTGCCACTGCTGCCAGACCCCCGGTCCGGCGGGCTCGTCGAGTGCCGCCCGGAACCAGGCGCGGCCGCCGTCCGTGGACACCTCGACCCGGGCGACGGTGCGCCCCTGGCCGGCGAGCGCGTAGCCGGTGACCTCGACCGGGCCGGGTGCCACGAGGGCGCCGTCCTGCGGGGTCAGGACGGCGCAGTTGAGCGGGAACGGCCCGAGGGCGACGCCCTCGGCGCCGGCCTCGCCCCCGGGAAGGCGGTAGGCGGTGGTCTGGAAGTAGCCGTCGGAGGGCGTGGTGCGCGCGGTGACGCGGGTCAGCCACTTGACGCTGCGGGCACCGATCCAGCCCGGCACGACCACGCGCAGGGGTGCGCCGTGGACGTCGGGCAGCGGCGCGCCGTTCATCGCCCAGGCCAGCAGCACGTCCGGCTCCGTCGCCCTCTCGCGCGGGACGGACACGTCGTACGGCTGGGGCGGGTCGGCGGACGGGGAGACGTCGGGGGCGTGGAAGGCGATGTGGGCCGCCTCCGGCGCGACACCGGCGTGGGCGAGGACGTCGGCGAGGCGCACGCCGTGGAACCGGGCGGTGGACGCGGCGCCCGGCCCCCAGGGTGTCTCGCCGGGGATGTCGCGGACGGTCATCAGGCCGGCGCGCCGGTTGCCCGCGCACTGCAGGGTGACCGTCGCCCCGGCCTCCTCGAAACGGTCCCGCAGCTCGGCCAGGGACAGCCGCAGCGGGTGCGCGACCAGGCCGTCGACGGTCAGCCGCCAGTCCGTCGGGTCGAGCCGGGGCACGGGTCCGTGGCTGCGGCTGTAGAAGGTGTCGACGTCGGTGATGCGCGCGCCGGCCAGGGCGCCGCCGGGAGGTTCCGCGTTGAACGGCTCCTGTTGGTGGACCACCATGTCGTCCCGCTTGCCCCAGATGCCCATGGTGGTGATTGTCCGCCTGTCCCCGGCGGGCCGCCCGGTCAGGCGTCGCCCATGACCAGGCCCTCGATGGTGTGCTTCTGCGTCACCGGCACCAGGACGTCCACGACGGGGCAGTCCAGGTGGCGCCGGACCCGCTCGGGCAGCGCCTCCCAGTAGGCGCGGGTGACGGCGGTGTCGTGCCGTTCGCCGTTGGTCGCGTCGGGGCCGTCGACGCCCAGCACGAGGACGGGGCGCGCCTTGGCGGAGTGGTTCCTGGTGCCGCGGTGGATGGTCAGCGCGCTGCGCGCGGAGATGTCGCCGCGCCGCGGGTACTTGCGCACCGCCCGCTCCTCGTAGCGCGGGTAGTGCGTCCGGGGCGGGAACATGCCGTGGCCGAACTCCGGGCTGTCGTCCCACTGGGTGCCGGGGGCGATCTCGAAGGGGCCCATGTCCTCCTCCGTGTCGACCGCGGTAACGTTGAAGGCGAGGGAGGTCAGCCGGCGCTCGGCGCGGGTCTCCTCGGGCATGGGGAAGTCGCGGTGCCACGGCTGGTCGACAGCGCCTTCCAGCGGGACGTCGAAGCCGACCTCGACGATGCGGTAGTCGGGGCCGAGGACCGCCGTGCAGACGGAGCGCACCCACGGGTGGTCGACGAGGTCGACGAAGCCGCGCAGCCGTTCGGGGTGGATCTCCACGTAGTAGCGGTGGGGTCCGCGGCCGACCGCGCCGCCGGGGCGGCTACGGGCCTCCTCGAAGGCGGTCTCGATGTCCTCGCGCAGCCGGTCGGCCCACTCGGGGGTGAAGGCGCCCTTGCGGGCGGTGATGCCGTCCTCGTAGAGGGCCTGGACGTCGGCCGTGACGTCGGCGTCCAGCTCGGCCGGGGCGATGCCGGGGTGGGTGTACGGGCTCATGCGTGCCTCCTTGCAGCGGGACGTGTGGGGGTACCGGGCCGGGTACCCCCTCCGGGTCCTATGTTGCATCGTTGATTTCAACGTGGCAATAGCCCGTGCCCGCTCATGGTCCACGCACTGGGGCGCATGCCACGATGTGCGGGTGAGCAGCAGCCTGAAAGACGTGGCGGCGCGCGCGGGGGTCTCCGCGCGCACGGTGTCGAACGTGGTCAACGGTTCCGCCCGGGTGGCGCCCGAGACCCGCCGACGGGTGCAGGAGGCGATCGACGAGCTGGGCTACCGCCCCAACCTCGCGGCCCGGAGCCTGAGGGCGGGACGGACCGGCATCATCGGCCTGGCGATCCCGGAGCTGCACTCGCCCTACTTCGCCGAGCTGGCCGGGCTGCTCGTGGACGAGGCGCGCCGCCGGTCGTGGACGGTGGTCATCGACCAGACGCACGGTGACGCCGAGGCGGAACGGCGGCTGCTCACCGGTGACGGCGGCCGGGTGATGGACGGTCTGATCATCAGTCCCTGGGCACTGCCGGCCGAGGACATCACGGCCGCCGCACGTCCCCTGCCCGTGGTGCTGCTCGGCGAGCGCGACCCGCAGGGCCTGGCGGACCGGGTGGCCGTGGACAACGTGGCCGCGGCGGACGAGGCCACCACGCACCTGCTGTCGCTGGGCCGCCGCCGCGTCGCCGCCATCGGCCTCCAGCCCCATCTGGGCAACGGCACGGCCGAGCTGCGTGCCGAGGGCTACCGTACGGCGCTGCGGCGTGCCGGGATCACCCCGTGCCCCGCGTGGGAGCGCCCGGTGACGGCGTTGCACCGGGGCGACGGCGCCCGGGCGATGGCCCACCTTCTCGACTCCGGCGACGCGCCCGACGCGGTGTTCGCGTTCAGCGACGAACTGGCGCTGGGGGCGCTGCACACGGCGTACGCCCGAGGGCTGCGGGTGCCGGAGGACCTGGCGGTCGTCGGGTTCGACGACATCGAGGACGGCCGGTTCGGCCGGCCGACGCTCACCACCGTCTCCCCCGACAAGAGGCAGATCGCCGCGCGGGCGCTGCAGTGCCTCGCCGACCGCATCTACAGCCCGCTCAACGACGTGCCCGCCGCCGACCTCACGGTCCCGCACCGGCTGGCCGTCCGCGGGAGCACGGTGGCTTCGGCCGCCTAGGGCCCGCCGGGCATGGCCCGGTGCCGAGGTCTCCGGGTGGCGCGGTGCCATGGCGTCCGGGACGGGCGGTGGGCTGGTTTTGTGCGCCACCGGGTGTGCGCGTGGCCCGGCCGGGGAACATGTTCGCCCTGTTCGGGCGTGCGAGAGGATTCCATGTGACTGCGTCGGCGTCAGGGGCGGGCGACCGCCGGCCCGGTGCCCGGGATGACGACTACCAGCCGGATCCGCACCGGTGGCGTGCCCTGTGGGTGACGCTGGTCGCCGGTTTCATGAGCCTGCTCGACGTCACGATCGTGGCGGTCGCGCTGCCCACCATCCAGACCGACCTGGGGGCCTCCCCCGCACAGGTCCAGTGGGTCGTGTCCGGCTACGCCCTCACCTTCGCGCTGGCCCTCGTCACGGCGGGACGGCTGGGTGACGCCCTGGACCGGCGGAAGATCTTCCTGATCGCCCTGTGCGGCTTCGTGCTGTTCAGCGCGGCCTGCGGCGCGGCGCCCGGCATCACCCTGCTGGTCGTGGCCCGCCTCGCCCAGGGCCTGGCGGCCGGGTTCATGGCGCCGCAGAACTCCGCCCTCATCCAGCAGATGTTCCGGGGCGCCGAACGGGGCCGCGCCTTCGGCTACTTCGGCGCCACCGTCGGCATCTCCTCGGCGTCCGGACCGATCGTCGGCGGTGCGATTCTCGCGCTGGCCGACGGCATGCAGGGATGGCGGTGGATCTTCTACGTCAACGTGCCCATCGGTGTCCTCGCCGTGCTGCTGGGGCGCCGCCTGCTGCCGCGGACCCGGAAGTCGGGGCGGGGCCATGTGGACGTGCCGGGCGTGCTGCTGCTCGGGCTCGGCGTGCTGTCGTTCATGTTCCCGCTGGTGCAGGCGGAGTCGGGCGGGCTGAGCCGCATGTGGTGGCTGTTCCTCGTCGGCGCCGCGATCCTCGCCGTCTTCGTCCGCAGGCAGCGCCGTCTGCTCGCCCGGGGGGCCACGCCCCTGCTCGATCCGCGGCTGTTCACCACGGTGCGCGGTTACGCCATCGGCGCGGGCGTGGGCACGCTGTACTTCATCGGCTTCAGCGGCGTCTGGCTGGTCTTCGCGCTCTTCTACCAGCACGGCCTGCACTACTCCCCGCTGGAGTCCGGGCTCGCCGTGACGCCCTTCGCCATCGGTTCGGCCGGGGCCGCCGTCATCTCCGGGCGTCTCGTCGACCGGTTCGGGCGTCTGCTCACCGTGTGGGGGCTCGCGGGGGTGATCGTGGGGCTCGGCGGTACCGCCCTGCTGCTGCGGTTCGCGCCCCTGGACATCGCCCCCTGGCTCGCCGCCCCGGCACTGTTCGTCGGCGGCATCGGCGGGGGCTTCGTCGTCTCCCCCAACATCACCATGACGCTGCGGGACGTGCCCGTGCGGATGGCGGGCGCGGCCGGCGGCGCACTGCAGACGGGGCAGCGGCTCGGCGCCGCGGTGGGCACGGCGGCATTGCCGGGCCTCTTCTACCTGATGCTCGCCCGCAACGACGACTTCCGATCCTCCCTGTTCATCGCGCTGGGTGCCGCCCTCACGGCGATGCTGACCTCGCTCGCCCTGGCGGCGTACGACTGGCTGCGCGACCGGCGGATGCGCCAGGCACACGGGGAGTGCCCGGAGGAGGTCGCGAACAGCCCGGTGCACGCCCGGCAGACCTGAGGGGGGCACGGCGGGGGGCGGGGCGTCCCGGTCACCGGCGTGAGCGGCCCGGCGGACGGCGGGGGCGTCGCCGGTCTCCCGCCTGAACGGCCGGACGGACGGCGGAGGCGTTGCTGATCACCAGCCTGAGCGGCCCGGCGGACGGCGGGGGCGGCCCCGTCAGCGGCCGCACGCGGCCCCCGGGTGCAGGACGATCTTTCCGACGTGGTTCCTGCGGGCCAGTTCCTCCTGCGCCCGCGCGGCCTGGTCCAGCGGGTACGCCGCCGCGACGACCGGCTCGACGGCGGCCTGCCGGGCCATCTCCATCAGCAGCCCGAAGTGGGCCCGCGTGTGCATCGCCGAGCCGATCACCTGGGCGTTGTGCAGATAGAGGCGGCGTACGTCGAGGTGCACCCCGTAGCCGCCGAGCGCCCCGGCGATCACCCACCGTCCGCCTTCCCGCAGCAGCGGCACGCCCTCACTCACCAAGTCCCCGGCGACGACGTCGAGCCCGACGTCGATGCCTTGCGGGGCGGCGGCACGGATCTGCCCGATGACGTCCCCGGCCCGGTCGACCACGGCGTGCGCCCCTGCCTCGCGCACCGCGTCGATCTTGGTGCCGCTGCTGACGGCGACCACCTGGGCACCCCGGGCGCGGGCGATCTGAACCAGCGCGAGCCCGACCCCGCCGGAGGCGCCCGAGACCAGCACGGTCTCGCCCTCGCGCATGCGCCCGCGCTCGATCATGCCCAGCGCCGTGCCGTACGCGGTCGGCAGGGAGGCGAGCTGGTCGTCCGTGAGCGGGGAGCCGGTGACGTCGTGGAGCTGGTCGAGCGGGGCGGTGACGTACTCGGCGTATCCGCCGTCGCGTTCGCTGCCCATGAGGCCCACCGGGTGGGCGTCCGGACCGTCACCGTCGTAGACGGCCGGGTCGACCACCACGCGGCGGCCGACCAGACCCTCGTCACCGCCGGACCCCACCGCCGCCACCCGGCCCGCGACGTCGGCGCCCTGGACGCGGGGAAAGTCGACCGGCCCCCGCCAGCCCGACCGGGCCTCCGGGTCACCGGGCCGTCCGTAGGCGCCCTCGCGGGTCCACAGGTCGGTGTTGTTCAGGGCCACCGACGTGACGCGCACCAGCGCCTCACCGGCCCGCGGCACGGGCACGGGCACCTGCGCCGCTTCCAGCACCTCCGGTCCGCCGTGCCGTGTGATGCGTACCGCGCGCATGTACTCGGACATGATCCTCACCTCACAGGTATACTGATCTGTATACTTCTCCACCACCGTACACCGATCAGTGAAGGTCTGCGCGAATGGATCACGGCACCGACACCCCTCCCCTGACCCCGGCCGGGCGCCGCATCGTGGCGGCGGCCGAGGAACTGTTCTACGAACGGGGCATCACGGCGGTCGGCGTGGACCTGATCGCCGAGCACTCGGGCGTGACCAAGCGGACCCTGTACAACCGCTTCGGCTCGAAGGAGAACCTCGTCGCCGCCTACCTCACCGAGCGCGACCGGCGCTGGCGGTCGGCGGTCCGCGCGGCGGTCGAGGTGAGCGGCAGCGAGGAGGAGGCCGTCACCGCGCCCTTCGAGACGCTGCGCGCATGGAGCGCGACCGACACCCGGGGGTGCGCGTTCATCAACGCCCTGGCCGAGCTGCCCGATCCGGAGCATCCCGCGCACCGGGTCGCCACGGACCAGAAGCGCTGGCTGCTGCGCCTCTTCGAGGAACTGGCCGACGCGGCGGGCTGCCCGGACCCGGCCACCCTCGCCGCCCGCCTGCTCGTCCTGCACGAGGGCGCGCTCGCCACCCGGCCTCTCGGCCTCGGCACGCTCACGACGGCCACGGACCTGGCCCGCGACCTGGTCCGCGCCGCAGTCCGCGCACGCGACTGAGGCGGCTCGTCAGTCGGCGTCGCCGATGCCGGTCGCGGTGTCCTCCCGGACCACGACGACCGGGCAGGCCGCGTGCTGCGCACAGTGCTGCGCGACGGAGCCGAGGAGCAGCCCGGCGAACCCGCCCAGGCCCCGGCTGCCGACCACCAGCAGGGACGCGTCACGGGCCGCGCGCAGCAGCACGCTGGCCGGGGTTCCGTACTGCACCTCGGTGCGGACCTCCGCCGGCGGCCGTGCGCCCAGGGTCTCCTCGACGCACCGGGTCAGGTCCTCGCGCGCCCGCGCCTCCAGCGCGTCCTCGTCCCCGCTCGACGGGGGCAGCCAGCCCAGCGCGCCGTGGTACTGCGGGTAGTCCCAGGCGGTCAGGGCCCGCACGGTCCCCCCGGTGAGCGTGGCCTGGCGCACCGCCCAGCGCAGCGCCTGCCGCGAGGACGGCGAGCCGTCCACCCCGACCACGACGCGGTCCGCCGCCCCGTGCTGATCGTCCACGGTCTCTCCTCACCTGAGCCCGGGCGGCCGGCCGGCTCCGGACCGCCCGCGTCACACCCGGTTCCCAGCCTCCGGCCCGCGGCGGCGGTTGCCGAGCCCAGCGGGTCCGGAAGGGGCAGCGGGGAGGTGACCTCGGGCGCGGACGGCGGCACCGCGGCAGGTCTCCCCCCGCCGCGGTGCCGCTCGTGCGCCGGTGCCTCAGAGTTCCTGCACGAAGTACGGTTCCAGGGTCATCCAGCCGTTGCCGCGGGCGCCGTGACGGGTGCCGTTGTCGGTGCGGGCCAGGGTGTACCAGGAGTCGACGTAGTCAGGGTCGTCGGTCCACCAGTCGTCCGGGACCGCGTCCAGGACCGCGTTCACCAGCGGGATGTACGCGCCCTGGTCGGTGACGGTGAGCAGGACGGCGGCGATGGCCTTGGCGAGGTCGCGGTAGTTGGTGCCGCCGTCGTCCTCCATCATCACGGCGTCGGCCAGGTCGTACTTGTACGACGACCAGTTGACCAGGATCTGCTGGGGCCGGTAGACGACGCCGTCGCTGTCGAGGTACGGCATGTCGACCGGGTCGACCCGCACCTTGCCGTCGTGGCCGAAGCCGGTGACGAGGGTGTAGATCTCGGCGTCGCCCTTGATCCAGGGCTCCTGGTCGTCGGAGAGCGAGACCGCGGCGACGCGGGTGGTCCAGAAGCCGGCGGCGGCAGCGGTGGCCGACGCGTCCCGCAGCGGGGTGCGCCGGGCCGTCGGGGCGGTGGACCGCACACCGCGGCGGGCCAGCTCCTCGTTCAGGACGTCCAGGCCGGCGGCCAGCGCCCGGGAGCCGTCGAGGTCGACGACGTACACCGGGTGCGCGGGCGCCTCGCGCGCGTCCAGCGTGTGGATCCGGCCCTCGCTGTCGTACGCGGTGACGGGGCCGTCGTCGGAGGTGGCGGCGGCCACCCAGGGTGGCGTGCCGGCGGTGAGCGCGCCGCGCATCGAGGGGTCGCCGAGCCGCAGCCGCAGCAGCGGGCCGACGCCGGCGTCGAGGCCCTTGGCGGCGGCGATCCTGCGGTCGGCCGCGGCGAGGGTGGACCTCAGCGTGCCGTCGGCCAGGGCGGTGACGGCGACCTCGTCCGAGGCGAGCGCGGCCCGGCGGACGCGGGTGTTCCAGACGGGGTCGGAGAGCGCGCCGGCGATCGCCCGCGCGGCGAGGTCCTCCGCCGCGTGGACCTCGGACGCGGGAGAGGCCGGCGCGGGGACGGCGGTGGCCGGGGCTGCGGCGGCCTGCGGGGCGCCGAGGGACTGGCCGGCGCACAGGACGGCCAGGGTCGTCGCCGCGACGGCGAGGGCGCCGCGGCGACGGAGATGACGGGGTCTCACGTGGATCGAGCCTCCTGGGACGAGTGAAGGGTGGGGGCACTGCGTATGGAGCTCGTGAGCGTGACCGTGCGGGTGTCTATGCGGGTAGATACCCGCGAGTAGAGATGATGACGCTGACATGACATTCCGGCAAGGGGGCCTGCGCCACGGTGCGCCGGACGGGCGGTAGCGCCGCCCATGACGGTGCGGCCTGCCCGCGCCTCGGCCGCGTCCCGGCAGGATGGTGCGCCATGTGGCACCGGGGGCGCTCCGAGGGGCACGCGCGTACCTGGCGGACGCCGCTGCCGAAACCGCCGTCACGGGGCGAATCCGTGGGTGCCGCCCGGCGCGCGGTCCGCGTCACGGTCGCCGCCGTCGCCGGGTTCTACCCCGCGGTCGATCTGCTGGACCGGCCCGTGCTCGCGCTGTACACGCTGTTCATCCCCGTCGCGTTCGGGCTGCTCTCCCCGCTCCCCGGCTGTGGACGCCGGCGCGCCGGCACCGTGCTGCGCGCCGTGCCGGCCGCCGCCGCGCTGATCGTGCTCGGCACCTACCTGGCGGCAGCGAGCTGGGCCGCGGCGCTCGGGATGCTTCTCGTGGGGTTCGTGCTCGTGCTCGGCGCCTCGATCGGCTCCCGGGCGGCCGGCGTCGTCCCCGCGCTCCAGCTCAGTTACATCCTGGCCAGCTTCCCGCCCTACGCCCCCGGCACCCTGCCGGACCGGCTGGCCGGGCTCGCCGTCGGCGCGGCCCTTACCGTCCTGTGCGAGTGGCTGTTGCTGCCGGAACCCGGCAGCCGTCGTACCGCGACCGGATCGCCGGGAGCCTCGACCTCGCCGCGCACGCCGTACGGGAGCTGCTGCGAGGCGTCGCCGACGGCCGGGAGACGGCCGAGGCACTGCGGACGGCAGGCCGGGACCTGCGCTTCTCGAGGACACCGGCCGGCGGCCGCCCCACCGGAGCCGGCGCGCGGGACCGCGCGCTGGCCCAGGCGGGATACGCGACCCGCCGCTGCCTCGACCTGCTCGCCGTCCTCGCGCCACTGCTGCGGCCACCGGTGGACCTGCCCTCGGCCACCCTGCTGCGCGGTCTCGCGGCCGCCTGCGCCGACACGGCCGGCGCGTTGCGCGGGACGCGCCCGCGCCCCGACCCCGCGGGGATCGAGGAGATGACCGCGCAGTACGCGGCC contains these protein-coding regions:
- a CDS encoding TetR/AcrR family transcriptional regulator — its product is MDHGTDTPPLTPAGRRIVAAAEELFYERGITAVGVDLIAEHSGVTKRTLYNRFGSKENLVAAYLTERDRRWRSAVRAAVEVSGSEEEAVTAPFETLRAWSATDTRGCAFINALAELPDPEHPAHRVATDQKRWLLRLFEELADAAGCPDPATLAARLLVLHEGALATRPLGLGTLTTATDLARDLVRAAVRARD
- a CDS encoding universal stress protein, whose translation is MDDQHGAADRVVVGVDGSPSSRQALRWAVRQATLTGGTVRALTAWDYPQYHGALGWLPPSSGDEDALEARAREDLTRCVEETLGARPPAEVRTEVQYGTPASVLLRAARDASLLVVGSRGLGGFAGLLLGSVAQHCAQHAACPVVVVREDTATGIGDAD
- a CDS encoding DUF3103 family protein codes for the protein MRPRHLRRRGALAVAATTLAVLCAGQSLGAPQAAAAPATAVPAPASPASEVHAAEDLAARAIAGALSDPVWNTRVRRAALASDEVAVTALADGTLRSTLAAADRRIAAAKGLDAGVGPLLRLRLGDPSMRGALTAGTPPWVAAATSDDGPVTAYDSEGRIHTLDAREAPAHPVYVVDLDGSRALAAGLDVLNEELARRGVRSTAPTARRTPLRDASATAAAAGFWTTRVAAVSLSDDQEPWIKGDAEIYTLVTGFGHDGKVRVDPVDMPYLDSDGVVYRPQQILVNWSSYKYDLADAVMMEDDGGTNYRDLAKAIAAVLLTVTDQGAYIPLVNAVLDAVPDDWWTDDPDYVDSWYTLARTDNGTRHGARGNGWMTLEPYFVQEL